From a single Buchnera aphidicola (Cinara kochiana kochiana) genomic region:
- the leuB gene encoding 3-isopropylmalate dehydrogenase, whose translation MKKIFNIAVLPGDGIGPEVMLETYKILNVINNKFGYKIHTHEFDIGGIAFDKFGTPLPKKTLDGCIKSDAILFGSVGGKKWTCLSRDKQPERGALLPLRRFFNLFINIRPIKLNNDLKQLSPLREGIIKDGFDILCIRELIGGIYFGLPKGRNTFNKKNISAFDTEIYSTKEIERIAKIAFQLSLKRKKQVCSIDKANVLESSSLWREVVTNVSKNFPDVKLQHLYVDNAAMQLIKNPNQFDVILCSNLFGDILSDECAMLTGSIGMLPSASLNKNFFGLFEPAGGSAPDLKGKNLANPIAQILSLALLFEYSLNLKHISQYIELAVIKTLKKGYRTLDISDGKNYISTNQMGTKIAKKLSEIITNENYIISKNI comes from the coding sequence ATGAAAAAAATATTTAATATAGCAGTTTTACCAGGTGATGGGATTGGTCCTGAAGTTATGTTAGAAACGTATAAAATTTTAAATGTTATTAATAATAAATTCGGTTATAAAATTCATACTCATGAATTTGATATTGGTGGAATAGCTTTTGATAAATTTGGTACACCTCTGCCTAAAAAAACATTAGATGGGTGTATAAAATCGGATGCAATTTTATTTGGATCTGTTGGAGGAAAAAAATGGACATGTCTGTCTCGAGATAAACAACCTGAAAGAGGCGCTTTATTACCGCTTAGACGATTTTTTAATTTATTTATTAATATTAGGCCCATTAAGTTAAATAATGATTTAAAACAGCTATCTCCACTACGAGAGGGTATAATAAAAGATGGATTTGACATTTTATGTATTCGTGAATTAATAGGCGGTATATATTTTGGTTTGCCGAAAGGAAGAAATACATTCAATAAAAAAAATATTTCTGCTTTTGATACAGAAATTTATTCTACTAAAGAAATTGAAAGAATTGCAAAAATTGCTTTTCAATTATCATTAAAAAGAAAAAAACAAGTTTGCTCTATAGATAAAGCAAACGTATTAGAAAGTTCTTCTCTTTGGAGAGAAGTAGTAACAAATGTTTCTAAAAATTTTCCAGATGTTAAATTACAACATTTATATGTAGATAATGCTGCTATGCAATTAATCAAAAATCCTAATCAATTTGATGTAATCTTATGTTCAAATTTATTCGGAGACATTTTATCAGATGAATGCGCAATGTTAACAGGATCTATTGGAATGCTACCCTCAGCCAGCTTAAATAAAAATTTTTTTGGACTATTTGAACCAGCTGGAGGATCAGCTCCTGATTTAAAAGGTAAAAATTTAGCTAATCCAATTGCTCAAATTCTATCTTTGGCATTATTGTTTGAATATTCTTTAAATTTAAAACATATTTCGCAATATATTGAATTAGCTGTAATAAAAACTTTAAAAAAAGGATATCGAACTTTAGATATTTCTGATGGTAAAAATTATATTAGTACCAATCAAATGGGCACTAAAATTGCTAAAAAATTATCTGAGATAATAACTAATGAAAACTACATTATATCAAAAAATATTTAA
- the leuC gene encoding 3-isopropylmalate dehydratase large subunit: MKTTLYQKIFNSHLIYNKKNITPIIYIDLHLIHEVTSPQAFAGLIKKNRNVRRPTQTFATMDHNVPTVSRNINNSSKMAKIQMNTLLKNCQNFNISCYNLTNINQGIVHIVGPEQGMTLPGMTIVCGDSHTSTHGAFGALAFGIGTSEVEHVLATQTLPQNYMKNMRIHIYGNQKNNIYSKDIILNIIHKIGTSGGTGYVVEFTGPVIQNMSMESRMTICNMAIELGAKSGIIQPDNVTYQYLKNKNFVPKNRSWNEYKKLWNILKSGPKAIFEKNIFIDISNLSPQITWGTNPSQVISINSKIPKLKTFKDKNLLENAKRSLDYMGLKDGTSLINIPVDKVFIGSCTNSRIEDLRVVASVVKNKVIANNIEAIIVPGSGLVKRQAEKEGLDKIFKKSGFQWRHAGCSMCLGMNEDQLKPQERCASTSNRNFEGRQGPGGRTHLMSPWLAAQTALYGKFINIENFYS; this comes from the coding sequence ATGAAAACTACATTATATCAAAAAATATTTAATTCACATTTAATATATAACAAGAAAAACATTACACCAATTATTTATATTGATTTACATTTAATACATGAAGTAACATCTCCTCAAGCATTTGCGGGATTAATAAAAAAAAATAGAAATGTACGAAGACCAACGCAAACATTTGCAACTATGGACCATAATGTACCTACTGTGTCTAGGAACATTAATAATTCTTCTAAAATGGCAAAAATACAAATGAATACTTTGTTAAAAAATTGTCAAAATTTTAATATTTCTTGTTATAATTTAACAAATATAAATCAAGGTATTGTACATATAGTAGGTCCCGAACAAGGAATGACTTTGCCGGGAATGACAATTGTTTGCGGAGATTCACATACATCAACTCATGGAGCTTTTGGCGCACTAGCATTTGGAATAGGTACTTCAGAAGTAGAACATGTATTAGCTACACAAACTTTACCACAGAATTATATGAAAAATATGCGAATACATATATATGGAAATCAAAAAAATAATATTTATTCTAAAGATATTATTCTAAATATTATTCATAAGATTGGTACTTCTGGAGGTACCGGATATGTTGTAGAGTTTACTGGTCCAGTTATACAAAATATGAGTATGGAAAGTCGAATGACTATCTGTAATATGGCAATTGAATTAGGAGCAAAATCTGGTATTATACAACCCGATAATGTTACTTATCAATATTTAAAAAATAAAAATTTTGTTCCTAAAAACCGTTCATGGAATGAATATAAAAAATTATGGAATATATTAAAATCTGGACCCAAAGCTATTTTTGAAAAAAATATATTTATTGATATATCTAATTTATCTCCACAAATCACATGGGGAACAAATCCATCTCAAGTAATTTCTATCAATAGCAAAATTCCAAAATTAAAAACTTTTAAAGATAAAAATTTACTAGAAAACGCAAAAAGATCACTAGATTATATGGGTTTAAAAGACGGTACCAGCTTGATTAATATCCCAGTTGATAAAGTTTTTATTGGATCATGTACAAACTCTCGAATTGAAGATTTACGAGTGGTCGCTTCAGTTGTTAAAAATAAAGTCATTGCTAACAATATAGAAGCTATCATTGTTCCTGGATCCGGTTTAGTTAAAAGACAAGCTGAAAAAGAAGGTTTGGATAAAATTTTTAAAAAATCTGGTTTTCAATGGAGACACGCTGGTTGCTCCATGTGTTTGGGTATGAATGAAGATCAGTTAAAACCTCAAGAAAGATGCGCATCTACCAGTAATAGAAATTTTGAAGGAAGACAAGGACCCGGAGGTCGAACTCATCTTATGAGTCCTTGGTTAGCAGCACAAACCGCTTTATACGGAAAATTCATTAATATTGAAAA